From the genome of Nitrosomonas sp., one region includes:
- a CDS encoding glycosyltransferase: MILFAGALHWTPWAASYKASVMLVSYGVLFFGFIGAWLSFPDGLSTTQKIGLILFVSLFARIMMMGVPVSDDIYRYLWEGKIIAAGESPYQFPADHAHYYEYRDGYWERMNHKDKLTAYPPLAELIFAAVSSIAYTPWAFKVLFIIADLCVMGVLMTLLWRHGMDVRNVLLYAINPLTLFAIAGEAHFDVLLILTMMLSVLYAQRNAYAWAWLWLGISIQMKIIAIVLVPLYLWHCRWRYSWLLLIPLVVPSLFFIETLPGLFHGLWTFGGMNAFNGPIHGSINYLLNGDTAWATYITIVLFGMISLWIIWAIKIPTRAAYLLIAALILCSPVVHYWYILWVIPFVVLYPGLSWLMLSFTSGAYFTSVYSVERGEDWLLPVWAMWVIWLPFVLVLIYELRMVFMRRLRQDVIWRKPETLAVIVPTFNEGESIKPCLLALKNLKPPADEVIVCDGGSTDQTVAIATAMDIRVVHSETGRGAQIRAGVEVARSDVVLVIHADCVCDNNVSQKILNVLTLNPDVIGGAVGQRFNTESAQLLVIEMLNDARATLGGASFGDQGQFFRVAAIQKMGGYPDYPLMEDIELSLRMMQLGRVVLLDSGIHNSARQWRQGFFKRVWLILKLVIVFRLNRLFNRNVTRKLYAIYYDRK, translated from the coding sequence TTGATTCTATTTGCTGGTGCGCTGCATTGGACGCCCTGGGCAGCCAGTTATAAAGCTTCCGTCATGCTTGTTTCATACGGTGTATTGTTTTTTGGATTCATTGGTGCCTGGCTGAGTTTTCCTGATGGTTTAAGTACAACACAGAAAATAGGATTGATTCTATTCGTTTCGCTGTTTGCGCGAATCATGATGATGGGCGTACCCGTATCAGACGATATTTATCGCTATCTTTGGGAAGGGAAAATCATTGCCGCAGGTGAAAGTCCGTATCAGTTTCCCGCTGATCATGCGCATTATTATGAATATCGGGATGGTTACTGGGAGCGGATGAACCACAAGGATAAACTGACTGCATATCCGCCGCTCGCCGAACTGATTTTTGCCGCAGTCAGCAGCATTGCATATACACCATGGGCATTTAAGGTATTGTTTATTATCGCTGATTTGTGTGTCATGGGCGTGTTGATGACTTTGCTTTGGCGGCACGGGATGGATGTACGCAATGTCTTGCTGTATGCAATAAACCCGCTAACCTTGTTTGCTATTGCCGGAGAAGCGCATTTTGATGTGTTGTTGATACTGACAATGATGTTGTCGGTTTTATACGCGCAAAGGAATGCGTATGCATGGGCTTGGCTTTGGCTGGGAATTTCGATTCAAATGAAAATTATTGCCATAGTACTGGTGCCATTGTATTTATGGCATTGCCGGTGGCGTTATAGCTGGCTGTTGCTTATTCCATTGGTCGTGCCATCACTGTTCTTTATTGAAACCTTGCCGGGGCTATTTCATGGTCTGTGGACTTTTGGCGGAATGAACGCGTTTAACGGGCCGATACACGGATCGATTAATTATCTGTTAAATGGCGATACCGCCTGGGCTACATATATCACAATTGTATTATTTGGCATGATTTCGCTCTGGATTATATGGGCGATTAAAATACCGACCAGGGCAGCCTATTTATTAATAGCCGCGTTGATCTTGTGCTCGCCCGTGGTACATTACTGGTATATCCTTTGGGTTATTCCATTCGTCGTGCTCTATCCTGGATTATCCTGGTTAATGTTGAGTTTTACCAGTGGCGCTTATTTTACTTCTGTTTATAGCGTTGAACGCGGAGAAGACTGGTTATTGCCGGTATGGGCCATGTGGGTGATATGGTTGCCATTCGTGTTAGTGTTGATTTACGAACTGCGGATGGTTTTTATGCGAAGACTGCGACAGGATGTTATCTGGAGAAAGCCCGAAACACTCGCGGTTATTGTGCCTACCTTCAATGAAGGCGAATCAATTAAACCATGCTTGCTGGCGCTGAAAAATTTAAAGCCGCCCGCAGATGAAGTTATTGTGTGTGACGGCGGTTCAACCGATCAAACTGTTGCCATTGCAACGGCAATGGATATTCGTGTTGTACACAGTGAAACAGGGCGGGGTGCTCAGATCAGGGCGGGTGTTGAGGTAGCGCGGTCAGATGTCGTGCTGGTGATTCATGCCGATTGTGTTTGTGACAATAATGTCAGTCAAAAAATCCTGAACGTTTTAACACTGAACCCGGATGTCATTGGCGGCGCAGTAGGACAGCGTTTCAATACTGAAAGTGCACAACTGCTGGTTATTGAAATGCTTAACGATGCACGCGCAACATTGGGGGGTGCAAGTTTCGGGGATCAGGGCCAGTTTTTCCGTGTTGCAGCCATACAAAAAATGGGTGGCTATCCCGATTATCCGCTGATGGAAGATATCGAACTCAGTCTGCGCATGATGCAACTGGGACGTGTTGTATTGCTGGATAGCGGTATCCATAACTCCGCGCGGCAATGGCGCCAAGGATTCTTTAAACGTGTCTGGTTAATTCTCAAGCTTGTGATTGTGTTCCGCTTAAACCGTTTGTTTAACCGTAATGTGACGCGCAAATTGTATGCCATTTACTATGATCGGAAATAA